The following nucleotide sequence is from Mesobacillus jeotgali.
AATGGAAAATGGCGATACAGTTGAAACTCGCATCAACAATGCGATCGCTAAAATTGGTGAGAAGCTTTCCCTTCGCCGCTTTGAAGTAAAAACTAAGACCGATAACGATGCATTCGGTGCATACCTTCACATGGGAGGACGCATTGGCGTACTTTCTGTTCTTGAAGGATCTACAGACGAAGCAGCTGCTAAAGATGTTTCCATGCACATCGCTGCATTGAACCCTAAATATGTTTCTCGTGATGAAGTATCTCAAGAAGAAGTTGAGCACGAGCGTCAAATTCTTACACAACAAGCTCTTAACGAAGGAAAGCCAGAAAATATCGTTGCGAAAATGGTTGAAGGCCGCCTAAGCAAGTATTTCGAAGATGTTTGTGTTCTTGACCAGCCATTCGTAAAGAACCCTGACCAAAAAGTACGCCAGTTTGTTGAATCAAAAGGCGGAACACTTCGTGAGTTCACTCGTTATGAAGTAGGCGAAGGAATCGAAAAGCGTGAAGATAACTTTGCTGAAGAAGTAATGAACCAAGTAAACAAGAAATAATTTTTACTAGCCTATGTAATTGCAGGGAACACTCCAGTGTTCCCTGTTTTTGGACATAGCTTTAAAAGTAGGCTTTTCCTGCAGCATTAATGCTGCGGTAAGCCTGAAATTACATATGGAGGTACCCTATGACGAGCCCTAAATACAAAAGAGTTGTTTTAAAGTTAAGTGGAGAAGCATTAGCCGGAGAACAAGGATTTGGCATCAATCCGTCGGTAATTAAAAATGTTGCAGACCAAGTGAAGGAGATTGCAGAACTGGATGTTGAGGTCGCTGTTGTAGTAGGCGGAGGAAACATCTGGAGAGGCAAAATCGGAGAAGAAATGGGCATGGACAGAGCGACGGCAGACTATATGGGCATGCTCGCTACCGTCATGAATTCCCTGTCATTGCAAGACAGCCTGGAACAAGCGGGAATCGAGACAAGGGTTCAAACTTCCATCGAAATGCGCCAGGTAGCAGAGCCGTACATAAGAAGAAGGGCAATCAGGCACCTGGAGAAAAAGCGTGTGGTCATTTTTGCAGCCGGAACTGGAAATCCGTACTTCTCAACGGATACTACCGCTGCATTGCGCGCTGCTGAGATCGAAGCAGATGTAATCCTTATGGCTAAGAATAACGTTGATGGCGTTTACTCAGCTGACCCGCGTGTTGACAAGAATGCTACTAAGTATGAAGAGCTCTCATACCTGGATGTGCTTAAGGAAGGCCTTGCTGTCATGGATTCAACGGCTTCATCCTTGTGTATGGACAATGATATCCCGTTAATTGTATTCTCTATTATGGAAAAAGGTAATATTAAACGAGCAGTAATGGGTGAAACAATCGGAACAACCGTGAGGGGGAAAAACTAATGCCAAAACAAGCAATTGCCAATGCGAAAGAAAGAATGTCTAAAGCGATCCAAGCTTATACCCGCGAACTTGCCAGCATTCGTGCAGGGAGAGCAAGTGCCTCTCTTCTTGACAGAGTACAGGTGGAATACTATGGAGCTCCAACTCCAGTCAATCAACTTGCTGGCATTTCTGTACCGGAAGCGCGTCTTTTGGTCATCCAGCCTTATGATAAGTCAATCCTTGGTGAGATTGAAAAAGCTATCCTGAAGTCTGATCTTGGCCTGAACCCTGCAAATGATGGATCAATCATCAGGATCGCGATTCCTCAACTGACTGAGGAGCGACGCAAGGAACTTGCGAAGCAGGTTAAAAAGGAAGCAGAAGAAGCAAAAATCGCTATCCGCAATATCCGTCGTGATGGAAATGAAGATCTGAAAAAGCTTGAGAAAAACGGCGAAATTACAGAAGATGACCTGCGTGGATATTCTGACGATATTCAAAAGCTGACAGACGAACACATTGCAAAAATTGATCAGATTACAAAAGATAAAGAAAAAGAAATTATGGAAGTGTAATCACTGCATTTGCAGTCAACATCGAAAACCCTCTGTTTTCCAGGGGGTTTTTTCTCTATACATATACTTGCTGATGAGTTGATTGGAATGGAAGGCGCCGCAGACTCCTCCGAAAATGCTAGCGCATTTCCATCGTACGTGGGAAGACTCGAGGAAGCTCTTCAAAGTCCTGCGGGCTCAGCTCCGGTCCCGCGGAAAGCGAAGCGCCTGGAATGGAAATCAACAGTCTAATTTAACACAGCTAAAATTAAAACAATAAGTTTACGGAAACAGCCTGAATGATAGAATATAATAATATTGGCTGTATTATTCTGTTTTACTTCATAAGAACATATTCTGTATATAAGGCTCCTTTTGCGTAAGGGCAGGCTGGAATTGAAGAATATTAATGTGAGACCATCCGTTTATAGAGATATCTTTTTTCTTTTTTGGTATGATAGTGGCATATGGAATTGAAGAGAGAAAAAAGAATTACTCTAACGCTGTTAATGAGCAGTCCAGCTTCAGCGCCATATCGATCCCTGTCACAGTCAATAGGGATGAACGACTCATTGGAGCTAAAGATAATCTTTTGGGGGAGCTGTCACAATGTTAAATAAAATGAATCCGTGGAAAAAGGATCAAAATCCTGCCGGTTTCCGAGATCGTGTACTTCATATTAAAGAAAATGAAGTCCCTTCTCATGTTGCCATCATTATGGATGGTAACGGACGCTGGGCTAAAAAGCGTGCTTTGCCCCGGGTTGCTGGCCATCATGAAGGCATGAAGGTTGTCCGTAAAATAACCAAGCTGGCCAATGAGCTTGGTGTCAAGACGCTTACTGTTTATGCTTTCTCTACTGAAAACTGGAAAAGGCCCAAAATGGAAGTGGATTTCCTAATGAAGCTGCCCGAAGAATTTCTTGGCACTTTCCTTCCAGAATTAATTGAAGAAAATGTCCGTGTCGAAATGATAGGTTATATGGATAAGCTTCCAGAGCATACCAAAAGGGCCGTAGGGAAAGCGATGGAAGACACGAAGGATAACACCGGTCTTGTCTTGAACTTTGCTCTCAACTATGGAAGCCGTGGAGAAATCATAGACAGCGTCAAAAGAGTTATCGATGACGTGAAAAATGGTAAAATGGCTGAAAGTGAGTTGACGGAAGAAGTCTTTTCAACTTACTTGATGACCAAGGATTTGGATGATCCGGACTTGTTAATCAGGACTAGTGGAGAAATCCGCTTGAGCAATTTTATGCTTTGGCAGCTTGCATACACGGAGTTCTGGTTTACTGATGTTCTGTGGCCGGACTTTGATGAAGAACACTTTGTCGAAGCAATTGAAGCATTCCAGGGCCGGCAGCGGCGTTTTGGAGGAGTATAAAAAAGGTGTGAATAAATAGATGAAGCAAAGAATCATTACAGCAGTCATAGCAGCAGCTGTTTTTCTTCCAATCGTTATTTTTGGAGGCTGGCCATTTATTGCAATGGTTTACCTAATAGCATCAGTTGCATTATACGAAGCATTGAAGATGAAACATTTAAAGCTTTTCTCGGTTCCAGGCATTCTATCATTGTTGTTATTGTGGACTTTCCTGATACCCGAACAATATAGCGATCTTCTTGTTGAATTTGATTATACAAAACTAGAGCTTTTCTTTCTTGGAGTGCTTTTATTTCTGACTTATACTGTCATAACTAAAAATCGCTTCACTTTTGAAGATGTTGCTTTTTCAATCATGTCAATACTCTATGTCGGGCTCGGCTTTTATTTCTTCATTGAAACTAGAGAAGAAAGCCTGACCTATGTGTTCTATTCACTATTCATAATCTGGGCTACCGATTCAGGAGCCTATTTTATCGGACGGGCAATTGGCAAGCATAAGCTATGGCCCGAAATCAGCCCTAACAAGACAACAGAAGGCTTTTTTGGCGGTGTAGTGTCTGCACTCGCAGTTGCTGCCCTGTTCAGTGTGTTCGGGGATATGAAGGTTCCGACTGTTATCCTGCTTATGGCGACAGCATTTTTATCAGTGTTCGGCCAAATTGGAGACCTTGTTGAGTCAGCACTGAAGCGACATTACAATGTAAAGGACTCAGGCAACATCCTTCCAGGACATGGAGGCATGCTTGACCGCTTCGACAGCTTGTTGTTTGTCTGGCCGTTAATCCACCTGTTCCATTTGTTATAATGTCTTGAGCGCATCGTAATAAAGATAAGAAATTAATGAATTCGATAATACCGGGTGTGTACCGTTTCCCGTTGGAGATATTAGGAGTGAAATTTGTGAAAAGAATCAGCTTGTTGGGAGCAACAGGATCGATTGGAATCCAGACGCTCGATGTAATCAGGGAGCATCCCGAAGAGTTCAAGCTAGTATCAATGTCTGCTGGAAGAAACATAGAGCTTACCAGGAAAATCATAACTGAATTTCTGCCAGAACTTGTTTCTGTTCAGGAGAAAGACGATGCTGAACGGTTAAAATTAGAATTCCCCCAGGTGAGGATTATATTTGGACAAGAAGGCCTAGTGGAGGCTGCTGTTTTTCATAAGGCGGATATACTTGTCAATGCGGTACTCGGAAGTGTTGGTTTAGGGCCAACATTGGAGGCGATCAGATCAGGCAAGACGATCGCGATCGCGAATAAGGAAACGCTTGTAACTGCTGGTCATATCGTCATGGATGAGGCAAAGCGACATAACGTATCCATCCTCCCTGTTGACAGTGAGCATTCTGCCATTTTTCAGGCATTACAAGGTGAAAGGGAAAAGAATATTGAGAGACTGATCCTCACAGCTTCGGGAGGCAGCTTCAGAGACCGGAAGAGGGAAGAGCTGCAAGGTGTAACAAAAGCAGATGCCTTGAACCATCCAAACTGGTCAATGGGTGCAAAAATCACGATTGATTCCGCCACGATGATGAATAAGGGTCTGGAAGTCATTGAAGCTCATTGGCTTTTCTCTCTTCCGTATGATGATATATCGGTCCTCCTCCATCGAGAGAGCATCATCCATTCGATGGTAGAGTTCCATGACACAAGTATTATGGCACAGCTCGGAACACCTGATATGAAAGTGCCTATTCAATACGCCCTTACATATCCTGACAGATTGCCATTGGTTACAGGGAAAAGGTTGAATCTTGCAGAAATTGGACTGCTCCACTTTTCGGAAATGGATTTTGACCGGTTCCGCTGCCTGAAGTTTGCTTATGATGCCGGACGGGCGGGAGGCACTTTGCCGGCAGTCATGAATGCTGCGAATGAAGCAGCAGTAGCTGCCTTTTTGGACGACAGAATCACATTCCTTCAAATTGAGGACTTAATAGAGAGAGCAATGGAAAACCATAACATCATAGAAAAACCGGACCTTGAATCAATTCAAGAGGTTGACAAAGAGACTAGAAGGTATGTAAAGTCACTACTATAAAATTCAGTCTCGATAGTGGATTCTTATCCTATTAAAAGGTGGTTAGAAAATTTGAATACAGTTATTGCCTTTATCGTCATTTTTGGCGCCCTGGTGTTCTTCCATGAACTTGGGCACTTGATTTTCGCCAAACGTGCAGGGATCCTCTGCCGTGAATTTGCAATTGGATTTGGTCCTAAGGTCTTTTCTTTTAAAAAAAATGAAACGACTTATACGATCCGACTCCTTCCTATCGGAGGGTTTGTCAGAATGGCTGGCGAAGATCCCGAAATGATTGAGATCAAGCCAGGGCATAGAGTAGGTTTACTTTTTAACAAGAGTGAAGAAGTTCAGAAAATCATTCTAAATAATAAAGAAAAGTATCCTGACGCACGAATTATCGAAGTGGAAAAAGCCGATATCGAACGTGAGCTTTTCATTAAAGGTTATGAAGAAGGGGAGGATGACAGCCAGCTGACATCTTTCCCAATAAGCAAAACAGCCGTTCTTGTCGAGAATGGAGTGGAAACTCAAATTGCTCCATTTGACAGGCAGTTCGGTTCGAAAACGCTTGGACAGAGAACAATGGCAATCTTCGCTGGACCTATGATGAATTTCATCCTGGCAATGGTTATTTTCATCATCCTTGCCATTTTTCAGGGAATCCCGTCAAATGAACCTGTATTGGGAAAGTTGACCCCAGATGGAAGTGCACTTAAGGCGGGGCTTCAAGAGGGTGACATCGTTAACAGCATTGAGGGATCTGAAGTATCAAGCTGGCAGGATGTTGTTGAAATAATCCGGAAGAATCCGGGGAATGAGCTTGATTTCTCGATTGTTCGTGAAGGGAAGAATATCGAACTTCCAGTAACACCTGAAGTACAGGATGTTGAAGGAGAAAAAATCGGATTGATCGGTGTATACAGTCCGGTAGAAAAATCACCGTTAAAATCGATATCCTACGGCGTGAAGGAAACATACTTCTGGACAAAAGAGATCTTTTCCATGCTTGGAAAACTACTTACTGGGCAATTCTCGATTGACGCTTTATCGGGACCTGTGGGCATTTATGTCTCAACTGATACCGTTGCAAAGTCCGGAATCTTCTATCTAATGAAATGGGCGGCAATCCTAAGCATCAACCTGGGAATCATGAACCTTCTCCCATTCCCGGCACTAGACGGGGGAAGGCTGACCTTCTTTGCGGTTGAAGCGCTGAGAGGAAAGCCAATCGACAAGCAAAAAGAGGGTATGGTCCACTTCATCGGCTTCGCATTGTTGATGCTGCTGATGCTGGTGGTCACATGGAATGATATTCAAAGATTCTTCCTGTAAGTTAATACATTTTACTTCCTGCCCGGGCCAAACCGGGCAGGAACATTTTTAAAAACATGAACTAATCCTAATGAGGTGTTAATCAATGAAGCAAAGTATGTCGCTTATTCCTACTTTAAGAGAAGTACCATCAGATGCAGAAGTCAAAAGCCATCAGCTATTGCTCAGGGCTGGATTCATCCGTCAAAACGCAAGCGGTGTTTATACATACATGCCTTTAGGGCGCAAGGTCCTTCAAAAAGTCGAGGCAATCATCAGAGAAGAGATGAATAATGCCGGTGCAGCTGAATTATTCATGCCAGCCCTGCAGCAGGCTGAACTATGGCAGGAATCAGGCCGCTGGTATTCCTATGGCCCAGAACTTATGAGGCTTAGGGACAGGCATGACCGCGAGTTCGCTCTTGGCGCGACACATGAAGAGGTCATTACAAGCATTGTCCGGGATGAAGTAAAATCTTATAAACGCCTTCCGCTGACACTTTACCAGATCCAGACAAAATACCGTGACGAAAAACGTCCAAGATTCGGCCTTCTGCGCGGCCGTGAATTCATAATGAAGGATGCGTATTCCTTCCATGCTACACAAGAGAGCCTTGATGAGGTTTATGAGCGAATTTTCCAGGCATATTCGAATGTATTCAGACGCTGCGGTTTGAACTTCCGTGCTGTTATTGCTGATTCAGGAGCAATGGGAGGAAAGGATACACATGAATTCATGGTCCTTTCTGATATCGGGGAAGACACAATTGCCTATTCCGATACATCTGAATATGCGGCTAATATCGAAATGGCGCCAGTAACGGCGGTTTATGAGAAGAGCAGTGAACCTGCCAGGGAATTAGAAAAAGTGCACACTGAAAACAAGAAGACAATTGATGAAGTCTCTTCCTTCCTTAACGTTGAAGCAAAAGATTGCATCAAGTCTTTGCTGTTCAAAGTGGACGATCGCCATGTGCTTGTTTTAGTCCGTGGTGATATGATGTGAACGATATTAAATTGAAGAATTACTTTGAGGCTTCAGTTGTTGAACTGGCTGATACTGCGACAACGAAAGAGGTACTTGGGTGCTCAGTTGGCTCTCTTGGACCGGTCGGAGTAGACAGTGTTGAGATAATCGCTGACAATGCTGTGCAGGCAATCGTCAATGGTGTCTGCGGAGCAAATGAAGAAGATTATCATTTTACAAATGTTAATCCTGAACGTGACTTCAAGGTTGCAGCATTTACTGACCTGCGCTTCATTAAAGAAGGCGATCCTTCACCAGATGGTCAGGGAACAATTGTCTTCGCAAAAGGTATTGAAGTCGGACATGTGTTCAAGCTTGGCACAAGATACAGTGAAGCAATGAATGCTGAGATCCTTGATGAGAATGGAAGAACAAAGCCAATGATCATGGGATGCTACGGAATTGGCGTTTCCCGTACAATGGCCGCAGTCGCAGAACAATTCAATGATGAAAACGGGCTGGTTTGGCCAACGAATATTTCACCATTCGATGTCCACCTCATTGCAGTGAACATGAAGGACAGCGCACAGGCTGAATTAGCTGAAGAATTATATTCCAACCTGCAGGCAGCAGGTATGGAAGTGCTTCTTGACGATCGCCAGGAAAGGCCTGGAGTGAAATTCGCAGACTCAGATTTGATTGGCTTGCCTGTAAGAGTCACAGTCGGCAAAAAAGCCGGCGAAGACATCGTCGAAGTGAAAATCCGCAAAAACGGCGAAATGCAAGAAGTGCAAAAAGATGATTTGGCAGGGGTATTGAAAAATATTTTGCAAAAACTATAATTTGGCGGCGGATCCTTTATCAGGGTCCGCTCATTTTATTTACTGAGGATAGATTTATAGCTCCCCATAAGGGTACATTTATGGATTAATCGTACCCTTATGCAGCGAAATCAACCTCTATAAGGGTACATTTAAGGTTTAATCGTACCCTTATGCAGCGAAATCAACCTCTATAAGGGTACATTTAAGGTTTAATCGTAGCCTTATGCAGCGAAATCAACTCCTATAAGGGTACATTTAAGGTTTAATCGTACCCTTATGCAGCGAAATCAATCTCTATGAGGGTACATTTAAGGTTTAATCGTACCCTTATGCAATGAAATCAACTCCCATAAGGGTACAATTAAGCATCTAATCACGTCCTAAAGCCGCGTCTTCACTTTCTATAACAGTATACATACATCAAAAAAAGCTCTAGATTCGCTGTGTTTTTTTACAATATATATATTTATTGAATGATTCAAATGGTAATATCAAACACAGGTAAAAGTACAAGCATTTTATGTTATAATAACCTTTGCTATTAAACATGAAATACATCCAACCAGAGTTGTTTTCAAACGGGCAATTCCGCCCGATAGATAGAATTTAAGCTTTTCAGATGGGAGAGAAATAACCATGAGTGATCTTTCTTCGGGAAAAAAAGAAAGGTTTCAGCTCCTGCTGCAGCAGCTGCAGCTAACAGAAGATGCAATTGTCACTCATTTTCAAAACGCTGAAATTGACAGGGTAGTGATTGAGAAACAGGCAAGGAAATGGCATTTCTTTTTCCAGTTTGAAAGAATCATTCCTTGTCAGTTGTATAACACATTCATTGGCAAGCTGGAACAGACTTTCTCACATATTGCGAAAATATCATACTCGGTAAAAGTGCTTGAACAGGCAATCAGTGAAAAGGAAATCTTGGATTATTGGAAGTCATGCATCAAAGAAATAGATGGCATCGCGCCTCCGTTGTTAAAGCTCCTGAATGAGCAAGTTCCGCAAATCCATGGCACAAAACTCATTTTAACAGCCAGGAATGAAGCCGAAGGACTTGCACTTAAGCGTAAATATGGGGGCATTATAGCCGAGATTTACCAGAGTTTTGGTTTCCCTTTACTGACGATTGATACGGTTGTAAGTGAAGAAAGTTCTTCAGATGAATATGAAAAATTCATGAAGGCTAAAGAGAAGGAAGACCAGGAACGCGGTCTGATGGCAATGATCGAGATGCAGAAGAAGGAAGCTGAACAAGCCAAGGGAGATGGCGCGCCGCAGGAAGGCCCGGTTACCATTGGACTTACAATCAAGGATGATGCTGACTTCCGCAAGCTTGAAGACATCGTTGATGAAGAGCGCCGCGTAGCCGTCGAAGGCTATGTATTCTTTGCTGAAACAAAAGAGCTTCGCAGCGGCAGGACGCTATTGACATTCAAAATTACGGACTATACAAGCTCCATCATGGTAAAAATGTTCTCCCGCGATAAGGAAGATGCCGCGATTTACCAGCGCATTACAAAAGGAATGTGGCTAAAGGTAAGGGGCAGCATCCAGAACGACACCTTTGTCCGCGATCTTGTCATGATTGGAAATGACGTGAATGAAATAAAGCCCAAAGGAAGAATTGATTCTGCGCCAGAAGGCGAAAAAAGAGTCGAGCTTCATTTGCATACACCAATGAGCCAGATGGACGCAGTGTCATCTGTCAGCGCACTGGTTTCCCAGGCAGCAAAGTGGGGCCACAAAGCAGTGGCAATTACTGACCATGCAGTTGTGCAATCCTACCCGGAAGCTTTCGGGGCAGGGAAGAAAAATGATATCAAAATCCTATACGGTGTGGAAATAAACCTCGTTGATGACGGTGTGCCAATCGCGTATAATGATGCGCACAGATTGCTGGCAGACGATACGTATGTCGTGTTTGACGTCGAAACAACAGGTCTGTCAGCTGTATACGATACAATCATTGAACTTGCGGCTGTTAAAATCCGCGACGGAGAAATCATCGACCGGTTCGAATCATTCGCTAATCCTCACCACCGTTTATCGGCAACGACCATCAACTTGACAGGCATTACCGATGATATGGTCCGCAATGCGCCGGAAGTGAGTGAGGTACTGAAAAAGTTCAAGGAATGGTCAGGTGACTGTGTCCTGGTTGCCCACAATGCTTCTTTCGATATGGGATTTCTGAATGTCGGCTATAAAAAGATCGGCATGGGTAAAGCGCAGAATCCGGTTATCGATACACTTGAGCTTGGCCGCTTCCTGTATCCTGATATGAAAAATCATCGATTGAATACATTAGCGAAGAAATTCGATATTGAACTAACACAGCACCACCGTGCCATCTATGATGCAGAAGCGACAGGGTATCTGTTGGTGAAAATGTTAAAGGATGCAGCGGAAAAAGGATTGGAATACCACGATCAGCTCAATGACAATATGGGCCAGGGGAAAGCTTTCCAGAGAGCGCGTCCTTATCATGCTACCTTGTTGGCTAAAAACGAAGTCGGCATGAAAAACATCTTCAAGCTTGTGTCTATTTCCCATATTGATTACTTTTACAGGGTGCCGCGAATTCCACGATCACTTTTAAATAAACATCGTGAAGGAATTCTGATTGGTTCTGGATGCGACAAGGGTGAAGTTTTCGAAGGCATGATGCAAAAAGGTCCGGAAGAAGTCGAAGAAGCAGCGCAGTTCTATGACTATCTGGAAGTCCATCCAAAGGCTGTTTATGCTCA
It contains:
- a CDS encoding isoprenyl transferase, with the translated sequence MLNKMNPWKKDQNPAGFRDRVLHIKENEVPSHVAIIMDGNGRWAKKRALPRVAGHHEGMKVVRKITKLANELGVKTLTVYAFSTENWKRPKMEVDFLMKLPEEFLGTFLPELIEENVRVEMIGYMDKLPEHTKRAVGKAMEDTKDNTGLVLNFALNYGSRGEIIDSVKRVIDDVKNGKMAESELTEEVFSTYLMTKDLDDPDLLIRTSGEIRLSNFMLWQLAYTEFWFTDVLWPDFDEEHFVEAIEAFQGRQRRFGGV
- the dxr gene encoding 1-deoxy-D-xylulose-5-phosphate reductoisomerase → MKRISLLGATGSIGIQTLDVIREHPEEFKLVSMSAGRNIELTRKIITEFLPELVSVQEKDDAERLKLEFPQVRIIFGQEGLVEAAVFHKADILVNAVLGSVGLGPTLEAIRSGKTIAIANKETLVTAGHIVMDEAKRHNVSILPVDSEHSAIFQALQGEREKNIERLILTASGGSFRDRKREELQGVTKADALNHPNWSMGAKITIDSATMMNKGLEVIEAHWLFSLPYDDISVLLHRESIIHSMVEFHDTSIMAQLGTPDMKVPIQYALTYPDRLPLVTGKRLNLAEIGLLHFSEMDFDRFRCLKFAYDAGRAGGTLPAVMNAANEAAVAAFLDDRITFLQIEDLIERAMENHNIIEKPDLESIQEVDKETRRYVKSLL
- the rseP gene encoding RIP metalloprotease RseP, with translation MNTVIAFIVIFGALVFFHELGHLIFAKRAGILCREFAIGFGPKVFSFKKNETTYTIRLLPIGGFVRMAGEDPEMIEIKPGHRVGLLFNKSEEVQKIILNNKEKYPDARIIEVEKADIERELFIKGYEEGEDDSQLTSFPISKTAVLVENGVETQIAPFDRQFGSKTLGQRTMAIFAGPMMNFILAMVIFIILAIFQGIPSNEPVLGKLTPDGSALKAGLQEGDIVNSIEGSEVSSWQDVVEIIRKNPGNELDFSIVREGKNIELPVTPEVQDVEGEKIGLIGVYSPVEKSPLKSISYGVKETYFWTKEIFSMLGKLLTGQFSIDALSGPVGIYVSTDTVAKSGIFYLMKWAAILSINLGIMNLLPFPALDGGRLTFFAVEALRGKPIDKQKEGMVHFIGFALLMLLMLVVTWNDIQRFFL
- the tsf gene encoding translation elongation factor Ts is translated as MAITAQMVKELREKTGAGMMDCKKALQETNGDMDQAIDFLREKGIAKAAKKADRIAAEGTTYILTEGNEAVILEVNSETDFVAKNEGFQVLVKEIAEHLLKNKPASAEEANAQTMENGDTVETRINNAIAKIGEKLSLRRFEVKTKTDNDAFGAYLHMGGRIGVLSVLEGSTDEAAAKDVSMHIAALNPKYVSRDEVSQEEVEHERQILTQQALNEGKPENIVAKMVEGRLSKYFEDVCVLDQPFVKNPDQKVRQFVESKGGTLREFTRYEVGEGIEKREDNFAEEVMNQVNKK
- a CDS encoding phosphatidate cytidylyltransferase encodes the protein MKQRIITAVIAAAVFLPIVIFGGWPFIAMVYLIASVALYEALKMKHLKLFSVPGILSLLLLWTFLIPEQYSDLLVEFDYTKLELFFLGVLLFLTYTVITKNRFTFEDVAFSIMSILYVGLGFYFFIETREESLTYVFYSLFIIWATDSGAYFIGRAIGKHKLWPEISPNKTTEGFFGGVVSALAVAALFSVFGDMKVPTVILLMATAFLSVFGQIGDLVESALKRHYNVKDSGNILPGHGGMLDRFDSLLFVWPLIHLFHLL
- the pyrH gene encoding UMP kinase; the protein is MTSPKYKRVVLKLSGEALAGEQGFGINPSVIKNVADQVKEIAELDVEVAVVVGGGNIWRGKIGEEMGMDRATADYMGMLATVMNSLSLQDSLEQAGIETRVQTSIEMRQVAEPYIRRRAIRHLEKKRVVIFAAGTGNPYFSTDTTAALRAAEIEADVILMAKNNVDGVYSADPRVDKNATKYEELSYLDVLKEGLAVMDSTASSLCMDNDIPLIVFSIMEKGNIKRAVMGETIGTTVRGKN
- the frr gene encoding ribosome recycling factor, producing the protein MPKQAIANAKERMSKAIQAYTRELASIRAGRASASLLDRVQVEYYGAPTPVNQLAGISVPEARLLVIQPYDKSILGEIEKAILKSDLGLNPANDGSIIRIAIPQLTEERRKELAKQVKKEAEEAKIAIRNIRRDGNEDLKKLEKNGEITEDDLRGYSDDIQKLTDEHIAKIDQITKDKEKEIMEV